Proteins from a genomic interval of Sugiyamaella lignohabitans strain CBS 10342 chromosome C, complete sequence:
- the ECM3 gene encoding putative ATPase ECM3 (Non-essential hypothetical protein; involved in signal transduction and the genotoxic response; induced rapidly in response to treatment with 8-methoxypsoralen and UVA irradiation; relocalizes from ER to cytoplasm upon DNA replication stress; ECM3 has a paralog, YNL095C, that arose from the whole genome duplication; GO_component: GO:0005737 - cytoplasm [Evidence IDA] [PMID 22842922]; GO_component: GO:0005783 - endoplasmic reticulum [Evidence IEA]; GO_component: GO:0005783 - endoplasmic reticulum [Evidence IDA] [PMID 14562095]; GO_component: GO:0005783 - endoplasmic reticulum [Evidence IDA] [PMID 22842922]; GO_component: GO:0005789 - endoplasmic reticulum membrane [Evidence IEA]; GO_component: GO:0016021 - integral component of membrane [Evidence IEA,IEA]; GO_component: GO:0016021 - integral component of membrane [Evidence ISM] [PMID 12192589]; GO_component: GO:0016020 - membrane [Evidence IEA]; GO_function: GO:0016887 - ATPase activity [Evidence ISS] [PMID 9200815]; GO_process: GO:0008150 - biological_process [Evidence ND]; GO_process: GO:0055085 - transmembrane transport [Evidence IEA]) translates to MYTAIGLAFGLIVWYATPNPRKWFGGVVAAGGFNNSSDLPIAYITTLASSSLFPAGSAQQGTAYAVIFVVVFIICMFNLGGVSLIGSDFKYRVHDPEADEVTTPIISVDGVRRGARAIRSWRNRNHTIGNGDVSLQDINSTATEPTIRMGEGIEDDDYENAVASDDESGLPQRYTADHDEYEKRTHRPSRKSESSFSRVMSDPRYGESIYLRTRSDSISVAPGAATTVGYRRPARLSRLSGTAGDIRPTNSLPDASESENLQDVILSYSAVRELQTLGGTEESCSANPVSNTSTGTTTDASPLPSKNRTENESKDCESVSPNETDVQPPKPKFYSYLKVFLANFLRPISMSLFLSLAVSMAPPLRRLFYIDADNKNPDQFNIPYAPDNQPVLDFVMDFTSFVGNACVPLGLSMLGATIARLEVKQFPKGFWKSMALMSVLKLVVLPIISVLWVKKLLALNWIDEDNTMAIFVMIVTAGVPTATSQLYITAMFTPPGESHIQIDCLAAYLICQYSFLVFTLSILVTYTLKNVVSV, encoded by the coding sequence ATGTATACGGCCATAGGGTTGGCTTTTGGTCTGATAGTCTGGTATGCGACACCAAATCCCAGGAAATGGTTCGGTGGAGtcgttgctgctggaggaTTCAATAACTCTTCAGACCTTCCTATTGCTTATATCACCACTTTAGCTAGCAGTAGCCTGTTTccagctggttctgctCAACAAGGCACTGCCTATGCTGTTATTTTTGTGGttgttttcattatttGCATGTTCAATCTTGGAGGAGTGTCTTTGATTGGGTCGGATTTCAAGTATAGAGTACACGACCCAGAGGCCGACGAGGTAACGACTCCTATAATCAGTGTGGATGGTGTGAGAAGAGGAGCTAGAGCTATTCGTAGCTGGAGAAATAGAAACCATACCATTGGAAATGGCGATGTTTCATTACAGGATATTAATAGTACGGCAACTGAGCCTACAATACGGATGGGTGAAGgtattgaagatgatgactaTGAAAATGCCGTTGCAAGCGATGATGAGTCTGGTCTTCCACAGAGATATACTGCCGACCATGACGAGTATGAAAAGAGAACACACCGACCATCGAGGAAATCTGAGAGCAGTTTTAGTAGAGTTATGAGTGATCCAAGGTACGGAGAATCGATCTATTTGCGTACTCGCTCGGATTCCATATCTGTGGCTCCCGGTGCTGCAACCACTGTGGGTTACAGAAGACCAGCTAGATTATCAAGGCTTTCTGGTACAGCAGGTGACATTAGACCAACTAATAGTTTACCTGATGCTTCGGAATCTGAAAACTTACAAGATGTCATTTTGTCATATAGTGCTGTTCGAGAGTTGCAAACTTTAGGAGGCACCGAAGAATCATGCTCTGCGAATCCCGTCAGTAATACTTCTACAGGCACAACTACAGATGCTTCACCTTTGCCATCTAAAAATCGGACTGAAAATGAGTCAAAAGATTGTGAATCGGTTTCACCAAACGAGACAGATGTGCAACCGCCCAAACCCAAATTTTACAGCTATTTGAAGGTGTTTTTAGCGAATTTCCTGCGACCCATTAGCATGTCGTTATTTCTTTCGTTGGCTGTCTCAATGGCTCCACCGTTACGAAGGTTGTTTTATATCGATGCTGATAACAAAAATCCTGATCAGTTCAATATTCCATATGCACCAGATAACCAGCCAGTCCTAGATTTTGTAATGGATTTCACTTCATTCGTCGGAAACGCATGTGTTCCATTAGGACTTTCAATGTTGGGTGCCACCATTGCGAGACTTGAGGTAAAGCAGTTTCCCAAAGGATTCTGGAAAAGTATGGCATTAATGTCAGTGCTAAAACTCGTGGTGTTGCCAATCATTTCGGTCCTCTGGGTGAAAAAGTTACTTGCTCTAAATTGGATTGACGAAGATAACACAATGGCCATTTTCGTGATGATAGTCACGGCAGGAGTTCCAACCGCAACGAGCCAGCTTTATATCACGGCAATGTTCACCCCACCCGGAGAAAGCCATATCCAAATAGATTGTCTGGCAGCGTACCTCATCTGTCAGTACTCTTTTCTGGTTTTCACTTTAAGCATACTTGTTACGTACACGCTGAAAAACGTAGTCTCGGTCTAA
- the APP1 gene encoding phosphatidate phosphatase APP1 (Phosphatidate phosphatase, converts phosphatidate to diacylglycerol; App1p, Pah1p, Dpp1p, and Lpp1p are responsible for all the phosphatidate phosphatase activity; component of cortical actin patches; interacts with components of endocytic pathway; GO_component: GO:0030479 - actin cortical patch [Evidence IEA]; GO_component: GO:0030479 - actin cortical patch [Evidence IDA] [PMID 11489916]; GO_component: GO:0015629 - actin cytoskeleton [Evidence IPI] [PMID 10992286]; GO_component: GO:0005737 - cytoplasm [Evidence IEA]; GO_component: GO:0005856 - cytoskeleton [Evidence IEA]; GO_function: GO:0016787 - hydrolase activity [Evidence IEA]; GO_function: GO:0008195 - phosphatidate phosphatase activity [Evidence IEA]; GO_function: GO:0008195 - phosphatidate phosphatase activity [Evidence IDA,IMP] [PMID 23071111]; GO_function: GO:0008195 - phosphatidate phosphatase activity [Evidence IDA] [PMID 23335564]; GO_process: GO:0030036 - actin cytoskeleton organization [Evidence IPI] [PMID 10992286]; GO_process: GO:0044255 - cellular lipid metabolic process [Evidence IMP] [PMID 23071111]; GO_process: GO:0016311 - dephosphorylation [Evidence IEA]; GO_process: GO:0006629 - lipid metabolic process [Evidence IEA]), which produces MASSNGHGGFYGQNVSSSTSFSSSSATSWVSRKDQVVKFLKTKRDEYISADTNGYGAGISRGIADPDNDHLAFQLSRLPREAAFRQAEVVRPEDKMYINGPPPPNPPFRDESLTLYPSYSRKLDSGEYDVDVRGRLYLPAVLNRKARIAQSVVMRFSGLTSGGGNTAANTPSLDQLNGVDFSNYEYGLDEQDVPGPQSTRGVDRGIGIDDGDLRRPIHHTSTTSTTSSQSSRSSRSSRFSNEEETFKERFATVLTRGAPDRELKVRVGLEGNHQSVVAKVTTFSDGRFLIRIRVPSRPAMIHVEASDDVHAIIEPLVIGDTKDSKISVITDIDDTIKHTGIATEKRQVFRNVLARHYDDIAIEGVVDWYSDLEKEGVKFHYVSNSPWQLYPVIAEYMSHTKLPKGSIHLKPYTGLISGMLEPSSEKKKVTLHNVVKDFPDRRFILIGDSGEKDLEAYYDLATQFPKQILAIYIRDVTLPADDIFLQEYIAATGYIPTPGEIDSYESSAEAGRSGRMMARQQKLRDARGREAAQDRSIGRKSEPKSEPEPRSVANSAASIPDLIDLSDPEPAPAQPEREREQDLDRPSLPPRPNPTTTTTTSNSTTSNSSSSTTTNQPLPLSPHKVPRKAAPPIPQKPANLRPPPHANTVPPEAPWSRLSAANTTAHSRLNEPVHSKSEVNGSGTHIQPTSSSTTETPPPLPPRRVATVPTTNPKHTNSSVNPDVLIMNSEQNDYGQLVLDKKVEQWKSRYTRSRMGLPGGIKLRMWKVGSDLRDESIALVRDNRAN; this is translated from the coding sequence ATGGCATCGTCGAATGGACATGGAGGATTCTATGGACAGAATGTGTCGTCCTCGACGTCGTTTAGCTCTTCATCTGCAACATCATGGGTTTCGAGAAAAGACCAAGTGGTCAAGTttctgaaaacaaaaagagatGAATATATCTCGGCTGATACTAATGGATATGGAGCAGGCATCTCTCGAGGAATAGCAGATCCTGATAATGATCACTTGGCTTTTCAGTTAAGTCGTCTTCCAAGAGAAGCGGCGTTTAGACAGGCTGAAGTGGTTCGTCCTGAAGACAAGATGTATATTAATGGCCCACCACCTCCCAATCCTCCTTTCCGTGATGAGAGTTTGACTCTATATCCTTCGTATTCCCGCAAGTTAGATAGTGGTGAATATGATGTCGATGTTAGAGGAAGGTTATACTTACCAGCAGTTCTTAATCGTAAAGCGAGAATAGCACAATCAGTGGTGATGAGATTTTCAGGCTTGACATCTGGAGGAGGCAATACAGCTGCAAATACCCCCAGTTTAGATCAACTCAATGGAGTCGACTTTAGTAATTATGAGTATGGGTTAGATGAGCAAGATGTTCCAGGCCCGCAGTCAACCAGAGGCGTCGATAGAGGTATAGGTATAGATGATGGTGACTTGCGTCGACCAATACATCATACTAGTACGACTAGCACTACCAGCTCACAGTCATCACGGTCATCGAGGTCTAGTCGCTTTTcgaatgaagaagagactTTTAAAGAGAGGTTTGCAACTGTGCTAACAAGAGGAGCACCTGATCGAGAACTAAAAGTTAGAGTAGGACTCGAGGGGAATCATCAGTCGGTAGTGGCTAAAGTGACTACATTTTCCGATGGTCGGTTTTTAATCAGAATTCGAGTACCATCACGACCAGCCATGATCCATGTTGAGGCAAGTGATGATGTGCATGCAATTATTGAGCCATTGGTTATTGGCGATACAAAAGACAGCAAGATCTCGGTTATTACTGACATAGACGATACGATTAAGCATACAGGAATAGCAACCGAGAAACGACAGGTTTTCAGAAACGTACTAGCACGCCATTACGACGATATTGCAATTGAAGGAGTCGTTGACTGGTACTCTGATTTGGAAAAAGAAGGGGTCAAGTTTCACTATGTTTCTAATTCGCCATGGCAATTGTATCCAGTGATTGCCGAGTATATGAGCCACACTAAACTGCCAAAGGGATCTATTCATTTGAAACCGTATACAGGATTGATATCAGGAATGCTCGAACCGAGTTcggagaaaaagaaggtCACATTGCACAATGTTGTCAAGGACTTCCCCGACCGTCGATTTATTCTTATTGGTGACTCTGGAGAAAAGGATTTAGAGGCATACTACGACCTGGCTACACAGTTTCCTAAACAGATTCTAGCCATTTACATCCGTGATGTGACCTTGCCGGCAGATGATATATTTCTACAGGAGTATATTGCAGCCACGGGATATATCCCAACTCCAGGCGAGATTGATTCGTATGAATCAAGTGCTGAGGCGGGAAGAAGTGGTCGTATGATGGCTCGCCAGCAGAAACTAAGAGATGCTCGAGGCCGTGAGGCTGCTCAAGACAGATCAATTGGCAGGAAGTCTGAACCGaaatcagaaccagaacctCGTAGTGTTGCCaactcagcagcatcgaTTCCAGATCTCATTGACCTTTCCGACCCCgagccagcaccagcacaACCAGAACGTGAACGTGAGCAAGATCTCGACCGACCCAGTCTGCCGCCACGGCCCAatcccaccaccaccaccaccacctcaaacagcaccacctccaacagcagcagcagcaccaccacgaACCAACCTCTGCCATTATCACCACATAAAGTGCCCCGAAAAGCAGCGCCTCCTATTCCCCAGAAACCGGCAAACCTCCGACCACCTCCACATGCCAACACGGTTCCTCCCGAAGCACCCTGGTCCCGGCtttctgctgctaacaCCACCGCTCACTCACGACTCAACGAGCCAGTGCACTCGAAATCCGAAGTCAATGGTTCTGGAACTCACATCCAACCGACAAGCTCGTCCACCACAgaaacaccaccacccctTCCTCCTCGACGAGTAGCAACGGTTCCTACCACGAACCCGAAACACACCAACTCCAGCGTGAACCCGGACGTACTGATTATGAACTCGGAGCAAAACGACTACGGCCAGCTGGTGCTCGACAAAAAAGTCGAGCAATGGAAGTCCCGCTACACACGATCGCGAATGGGACTCCCCGGCGGCATCAAACTTCGCATGTGGAAGGTAGGCAGCGACCTCCGAGACGAAAGCATCGCCCTCGTGCGCGACAACAGAGCGAACTAG